From the Tripterygium wilfordii isolate XIE 37 chromosome 6, ASM1340144v1, whole genome shotgun sequence genome, one window contains:
- the LOC120000214 gene encoding succinate dehydrogenase subunit 5, mitochondrial-like, which translates to MGKMVMLRSIYRAASFRSSSRLAAIAEQQLRHHHHYAASRCLLHGSSSASITAPPSRILSDGRSTLTMSVGSIRSFSEDVAHMPVIKDPEIQNVFKDLMAASWDELPNVVVHDATNALSKNTDDKTGQEVLTNVFRAAEAVEEFNGILTSLKMELDDAVGASGENVKPLPEEYSTALHTVFQRYTAYLDAFGHDEVYLRKKVENELGAKMIYLKMRCSGLGAEWGKITVLGTSGLSGSYVEQRA; encoded by the exons ATGGGGAAGATGGTGATGCTGAGATCCATATACCGAGCTGCCTCCTTCAGATCATCGTCGCGGTTAGCGGCTATTGCCGAGCAGCAGCTCCGCCATCACCATCACTACGCAGCTTCTCGATGCCTCCTCCATGGTTCTTCTTCCGCTTCCATCACTGCCCCTCCTAGCCGCATCCTTTCTG ATGGTAGGTCTACTCTCACAATGAGTGTAGGAAGTATCCGATCTTTTAGTGAGGATGTGGCTCACATGCCTGTCATAAAAGATCCTGAAATTCAAAATGTTTTTAAGGACTTGATGGCTGCAAGCTGGGATGAGCTCCCTAATGTTGTTGTCCATGATGCAACCAATGCTTTGTCTAAAAATACCGATGACAAGACTGGCCAAGAGGTCCTGACAAATGTCTTTCGGGCAGCTGAAGCAGTCGAAGAATTTAATGGGATACTAACATCCTTAAAAATGGAACTTGATGATGCTGTTGGAGCGAGTGGCGAG AATGTAAAGCCACTACCGGAAGAATATTCTACTGCGCTGCACACAGTTTTTCAACGGTATACTGCCTATTTGGATGCTTTTGGACATGATGAAGTTTATTTGCGGAAGAAAGTTGAGAATGAATTGGGAGCAAAGATGATTTACTTGAAGATGCGTTGCTCTGGCCTTGGTGCTGAATGGGGGAAG ATTACCGTTCTTGGCACTTCTGGACTTTCGGGATCGTATGTTGAGCAAAGAGCTTAG